ATAACAGCATCTTAGAACTAAGTTTACGGACTACAGAAGTctagaaaaaatatattcaagACCTTTGCATTTGAAATTTAAGACTTCTTTAATGTGTGTCCTGCACTGTAGAACAGGTTGGATACAGTAGAACCTCATCACCTCAGTGAAACTACGGATATTTAATTGCATCACATGCAGCATTTAACAGGAAGCTAGACAACAGAACCACTTCTTTTTTCATGAGTATTTCTTCATCTGGAGCTTTCAGTTGACATCAAACCTCTTCCAAGTAATCGAGGATAATTTCATGTAAAGTACGTAGTACTTCCTTTTAACATGCCTCCACCCACACAACCGGGGTTTTATGTGGAGCGTCACTGGGCTGGAGTCATTAAATAACAGCATTCCTGTAGTTTAGTGAGTAACAACATAAGGAACAAGATGAAAATCCCACAAACTATGGCGGTGGAAACCAGATGGAGCAGCCGtagcaaaacacaaagaatgAATGAGCTCAAACACACTTAAACAGACATTTGGCTACTGAAGATAAAAATAGTGGCAACAAACATTGTCATGAGGTTGTAAAGAAGACGAAAATAATGTGTAAAGCTGCAGAGACGCTTGATGGCACACAGAGGGGGATAACACACTTGTGGTGGCTGACAGGTGCTAAGACTAAAAACCATCCTTGTCTCCCCAGAGGATTACTGGATCTGACGCTCTATAACAATAGTTGAACATATATTATCATCATGGAGAACAATAACAGGACAAGTGCTAACACCAGCACACTGCCTACCATGATGGGCAAGCTGTTAAATCATGGCTACCTTTTGTACCAGGAGGGTGGTTTAACTGGCTGTTAAGGTGGGCtcttttaaaaagcaaaaaaaaaaaaaaaggcgctgcagaacttgcctgagaatcatcacGTTTTTACGTTTTCTTCAATATCAGAGTAATCCAGTGACACTTGTCTGTACAATCACGAGTAAACTGCAAACTGGAACGGCTAACAGCTAATTCGGCTAAATTAACTTTCCATAATGTGAACAATTATAGGCTAAAAACGAGGCTAGTTGTAGCTGAATACATGGCATTCAGTCAATTATAGTCCAGACCTAGACTTTTACATCAAACAtcacttttaatgtttaatgtaacTGATTTTTGTCTGTATAATCTGGAAACGCTGGTTGTAGCATAGCTCTACCTGTGAGTTCACCTTATTTCAACACTGCAGCCCCGTTCAGGGAGTTAATCCCACTCACAACCGGCGTCTCTGGAGCTTTTCACTGACCACGTTTTCACTTTATCATACCAACATCATAATAATTCTCCTTTTGCATATTCACCAGAACTTTGTCCCTCTTATTCAACATCTCGGACTGTTTTACTTTCCCATAGCATCTAAACGTGTTAGCAAACCCAACTTTGAAAACCCCGGCAGATCAGAAACTTACCACCGTTTTGAAGAAACCTCCACGTTCCTTCACGACTCTTCAGAccaaaggaaggaaaaataatCTGCCTGCTGCACATTAAAGACCATTTTAACTCGTCTCACAAGACACCGCTGTTCTACCGAAGCAAAGATGGCAAGCGGAAGCGATGTGTTGCCGCGGTGCACACCTCAATATCTTTCCCCAACTTTGGGGGTCAACGGTCATTATGGCGAAAATTTaactaaacatttttaaaaactattttcgTAAAACAGccgggaaaataaataaataccaaatAATAGCAGTACCCAAGGTTGGTTTGAGTCAAGGCTTTGAAAGTGTCAAAGCAAACGtctcaaatgtaaaaaacaatGATTTAGAGAGGCCCGAACTGGGGCTAAATATTTTCAGACATACTACTTTACAtgtcatgataaaaaaaaaaaaaggacacaaacCTTGCTTTCTAAAAAATTATATTgcctttaatttgcattttgacTAATCCCTTCTCTTGGCAACATCTGTGCTGAAAGCAGGATGTTATGCTGCAGCTGTGACATTTATTCCACTgagaggttgttgttgtttctccagGCCATGACATGACTGACCATACTGGGATTTTTCCAGTCTGTCTGGACTGCATTTAAAGCCCAGTGACAAGCAGCAGCCTTGTGGTAAGTTTCCAAATAGGAAtgctttcagtattttctgtaaacacagcaaCTAATGTGAGTTGATATAatattttttctgcttctgaCGTATAAAGCATCACATTACATTTACCATATCTGAACACCACTTAAATTCTGGTCATGTTTCAGAATGAAAACCTTGACTTACATTtagattttccatttttcatttatacTGTATTCACCTTCCAATGGCCAAAACAAAACTTGTCCAAGCTGGTCTCAGTCACATTCTCATTCACACTTACTTCATTTTTGATCGAGACATTACATTCCTCGTGTTCAACAGTCGagacacatcacacacagagaattattTCACCatcacacagagaacaaaagatGTGCAGTGCTTCAGGACATCACAAGTTTTATGAGTGGGCAGGAGGTTTTTTTgggggcacacacacattatgtttTCATGATTCTTCATTTACATTAATTCTTAGGTATACCTTATTTCTTGTGTTGTTATTTCTTTAAATACTTGGCATAGAAACAGCTGGATGGCTATTGTGTAATCACATATGAAAAAGGTACTTCAATGTGTTGATACATATGGTCTCAGTGAGTCCAGAAGGACACGTTTGTCCAGGCCAGAGTCCCCTCATGTGTCAGTCCGGGGAGAATCCTCATTCCTCAAGAGATACAGGTTTCCAGAACCAAGTGTAACTTAATGCCTCACCGAAGACACCATGTAGAATGTGTTTGCCTTCACATCTAATGTCTCATCTTTGTCTGTCATGTATTAATTATGGTCTAGAAGGACCTGCATAGGCCACTGTAAAGGGCTTTATACTGTGACAGTCCTATAGTCCTGTGTTCCACCCTCCTCGGCTTTACGGATCCGATGCAGCTGAAACACTAAACAAACCATAAAGAAATTTCCTTCACACTTACTAGTTCTTTAATGTTTGTCTGTAATGGCTTGTGAATTTCAGGATGACCCTTTTATCAGGTGAACCACAACCTTCCTCCTTCAGTACTGATAATCAGGCAACTTCTCCACGAATTTCAACTTTACATTTCTAGAACTTTCACTCCACTTTAAATAAGATATGGGTTATTTTGATACGCAGGAGGCAACACGGTGTAATTATAGAATGATTTTTCATATCATGTAATAACTGTGTGTTCCCAGCATCAGTTCAGGAGCGCTCAGGATTTCATCGACTCCCGGTGGTGCCGGCAGCACTACTTCGGTTGAGGTTGCGGCTGAGCTGGGGAAAGTGTACGGTGGGTGTTCTGGATGTGGGGCCGTAGAGACCGAGGTTTCTAGCTGCGGCTGATTTCCTCGGCTGCTTTACGCAAGGGAACGGGGAGAAGACGTGCTGTTTAggagtggaggtggtggaggagaacGCTGGGGTTGACGGAGAGGCGGAGATACGAGATTTGGAAgatgaggagacagaagagagtGAGGGAGTGGAAGGGCAGGAAGTTTTGTAAAAGGCGGAggaggcaggaagagagagagcagataaGCTATTAACTGATGAAGAGGATGGGAGGTGGAATGTGGAGCTTGGTGTTGGCGTGGAGGGTGGTCTAGGAGAGGATGAGCAGGATGGACCAAGAGAAGGCAATGTTGGGACCGCTGAGGGGGGTGGACTCGGGGTGGATGGGGAAGAAGAAGGGATGCCGGAGTTGGAGGAGTGGTGAGGTGGAGGTAGCACAATGGAGGGAAAGTGTCTGTCAGAGCTTCCTGAACCTGAGGATTCGGactctttgtgtctgtttgaggATGGCGGAGGAGGGAGTGGAGGGACTTGGGGTGCAGGTTTAGACTCTGGGAGTGTTGGCCGTGTTTCTGGGTTTGTACTGATGGGGGAGGTCAGGTTTGACTCGTCCTCTAGATCCAGGGAGTCCAGTTGCACCACCACCTCTGCAATTTCTGCTTCTTTTGTCTCATCCACAACCTGTGGAGCTTCTTCACATACAGACCCTGTAAAAGAGAGATCACGAGGTGGAGAAACGGAGGTGTCACTCccctcttcctgtttctcatcctctctcttgGTTTCCTCAATTTTtgtctcctcttcaccctccaGTCTCACTgatcttccttcctcctccttgtcatcttctctttcctctgaatCTTCAAAGCCCAGCTGTGCTCGAGCCCTGGCTATATTCCTCCGATGAACCCGGACATGAGCACGCCAAGGTGACCCGGTGCCTCCTCCAGAGCTGCCTGGAGATCCACTGCTATTGGAGGGCAATGAGCCACAGCGCTGCCTGGCCGGGGAGCCCTCGCTCTGGGACTGAAAAGCAGGTCGAGCCCCTGGCAGTGTGGATGTGCTAGTGGATGTGGGTCTGGAGCCCCAGGGACTTCCGCGTGGTTTCCGACCCAGAAGGAGGTGGTTGATCACAGAGCTGGAAGGGTTGAGTTGAGAGGCCAGGACACGGGTGGCTGGGCACTTGTCTGGATGAAAGGTGAAAGATAAAgggacaaacaaagacagacttACAGTTGATGCTAAGCACAAAGagtctctaaaaaaaaaaaagaagaggcaagaaaagaaaaagatatttGAGATATTAATTTCAGAGTGTATGTGaaattgtgaaaatattttcattgaTTAATATTTAGTTGATTTCATTGATTAATattctgttgattgactaattcAATACTTGTGTAAACAGTAAATTAATGGCAGAGATGATGTAATTGTCCATTTGATCAGACAGACAGCTGTTCAGAGCATCTGCTGCCAAAAGCTTAGCACGTCCATCAGACACCAGAGGGTGTCCTGAGCTTTTGGTTTGTCTCTCACTGAAAAGACGGTTTTTGGATTATGGACATAATCATGTCTTGCTCTTttcctctaaaaaaaaacttaacattacattacataacagtcgtctgcagtgttttggccTTTTCCCAATGTCAGTAAACCATGTTAATGTAAACATGACTTTATAAAAGCTGATTGCTGAGGCACAGAGTTTAAATGGTGATTAGAGTGTAAAgcgatgagtgtgtgtgcagatgtttgTATCTGAAGGGGAGTGACATCAAAGCTCACTGTAATACTGTTACACAAGCCTCAGAAATCATATGTTAGCAAGGGATGGGAGGAGCGGCAACAGGCAGAGTTAGAGTTTGTTAATGAGGGTTAGTAACAGGAGTTTGCCCAAAACTATACCACTACTGCAACCAGAACAAAAGCATCACCAGCTGTCCCAGCCACAGTACATCCTACaccaaacactgcactgcagccacctttgctgtttttagaaaatgaacCATACGCGTACAGTGTGAACCCTGCAGCATTTTGAGAGCGTGGTATGAATTCACGTGAGAGCAGCCATAACCTGATGTTGTAAATTTAGTCACACAGTGTTCACCGTTATACAACCTGGAAGAGATTCAATATTTTTGAGCCAGAAGTTCCTGCACCAGATTTCCAATGTTTCTTTTCCCCCACAGGGTTTTCAGTTCATCAAGAAAATTCTCACAGTGGTTCAGATACGAATGATAGAGCTTGTTTTTTCCCTACAACATAGAATACAACTGTTAAACTGCACAATGTACTGTACAATGTCAGCTGTGTACTTATCTTGACTGTGCgcggttaaaaaaaacatgacaatcaTGTTCTTTTTGTGATTGCAATAGACTATATTTTCTAATTTATCCCAAATTGGAAGAAGAATTGGAAATCTGCCTTGGGAACCCCTGGTAAATGTATAGTACTACTACCCTCCTTAAATCAGCTGACTGCTTTTCAAACACCAATGATTGATTAGAGACCCTCAAATCAGCCCCAGAACACCCAGTTTCAGATGGTTCGGCACCAGTACCCTCAGTTTGTTGGCTGGTACTGTCGCTGTTGAGAGACTCCTGAAGAACTCCTGGACTTGTGGCCACTTCAGGTCCAAGTCCTATGAGTCACACATCATCGTAAAACATCTGACTTTCTGTTGTAGCTCGGACTTCATCTTTATGCCTATTTACTAGCTTTTTACTCTTCCCCCCACCTGTGCGTATGTAGAGTTGCATagcctgttgctgctgccgcCTCTTGATGCGTGTGTACTGCTTCTTCAGGGCGTAGATGTCGGTGCTCATCCGCTCCATCATCATGCTGTTGATGGCTGCTTGATGCTCCGCCCTGGCGCCTCCTCCGACTCCTCCGCCTGCCCCTCCGGCTCCCACTGCTCCTGGGCTCAGCTCTGCAATGTTTCCCTGCTCTGCTCGCTGGTCTGGAGGTAGAAAACAGAAGATCAGGTTGACCCAGCTTTTTACCGAACAAggcttgactttttttctgcttgttaGGATTTTTGTCTTGACTGTGATGTTTGCTTTGACAAAGACGAATTTGTGAAACTTAAGAGATTGAGGTCAAGGGCTTTggttcaaaagaaaaaaagtaaagattCCAGCAAAACACATGAATCAGACGTAATCCAATGTGCCTTTTTTTAGGTCTTCTAAAGCTCCTTTTCTTACTTATTTGCTCACCCACTTTTGCTTTCATCCTTTTTAATCAAGATCAGCTGACCACTCAAGACAGCAAGAAGtaccagaaagaaaaaagcctcTTGATGCTATCTAAAGTAGACGATGCAGCAAAATCTGGCTGCGTTTCTGCTGAATTTATTTTAGGACACTGCACATGACTGAGACTGTTTTGGAGACCACAGTAATGCATTCAGTCTTCAGTTACTATATTCAAAGACTTTGGCTCTGAATGAAACCACCCCACACATGTGAGTCACTCCTTCCTGTTGTTTGCCACTGATGGCAACATGAGCATTTGAAGACAAGCTAAAAGTGCATTGTGTTGAGACATGTTTGACATTCACTTTactgcatttctgtttgtttttgctttattttcactGAAGTGGGTCAGTAAGTTATTTTTCCATCAGAagcttttcctgcttttgtgctgcaaaaaaacaaatccaaccCTGTGGCGCACAATGTAAAATTCACTGTACAAGCCTGTAACAGCTGGCAGTCTAGTTTGTTTACTCTAATTATACTGCTGTCTCAGAGTGACTGTGGTCATGATTTATTGATGTTCACTGGCGACATGTAGCTCTTAAAAAGGTTCCTGTTCGAACCACGTCGAGTCAGTTGTACTGAGATTTAATTATGAGATTGAATTAAACTCTCAGGTCATTTCAAAATCTCTCTCTGGAGTGTGACCCTCAGGCTATTTGCCTTTTTGTCgttgaaggaggaggaagtggggaTTTGTCTGGAGGAAACAGATCAGAGCCGGTTCGTACTTGAAGTCAAATCGAGGGCAGAACATGAGGATTTGGGGCAACAGCTGGCCTCGAACCACTTGTCTGCAGTCCCTTCTAACCTCTCCCTGGGTTACCATTTAAATCCTGAGGGTCATCTCTTATGTCTGCTGCACTGACCTTTGAGATGTTTCTGGTATCTCTGCAGCTCAGGGGCCAGTAGGCCACCCAGGGGCCCGAGACAACCGAGTGCAGTCACCACAGAGTCTTCATCATCCATGTCGGCGTCATCATCGCTCTCCCAGCTGCCCAGACCACCACTGGAACATGACAATAACGTCTTCATCACCAACACTGTCAGTATCACGTTCCAGCTGGTCTGACTGTGCTCAGATCAACCTCAGATCACGAATGTATGTACTGGAATTTCTCAGTATAAAACAAACCTTCCATTGGATTTGACTGAGGTAGGGAACGGAGTGATGTTGTAGGTGTatttctctctcagctcagcCAGTTGAGGGAAAGGAAACACTGCCATGGAATAAACCTCCTGACAGACAGTGGGGTGTATGTTAATATCACATATTGTATATCAATTTAACAACATCATGGAATTGTTTTAAAAGGCGTGAGCAGTTTGTTTATCCCTCACCTGCATGAGTTCAGTAGGATCGATGAGGTTGTGCTCCAGCATCTCCTGAGTGAGACAACCCATCGTGCTGTAAAACTCATCTGCTGTCTGACAGTACTCGATCCTCCTGGACAAAGacacagggaggaggggagacagtGGTTGAAAGACATGAAAACCAGGGACAGGGGAGCAGGGGGAAAAGACGAGGACAtagaaaatgaaatttaaaaaaacaaaacacataaacaaaggtTTGCTTACTCTCCCAGTCTCTCCCAGATAGCGAGGGCCACCCGAAACAGCACCTCCGACCCCTCGAAGAAAACCGAGTCCCAGATCTTCAGCACGGTGGACGCCGGCAGGCAGGTGGCGAACATGGTAAGGAACCACTGCATAGTGAAGACGTTGGTCAGTGGAGGCTCGTAACTGCCTGAAAGAGGGAGACACATGTTATTTGTGATATTAGGTATAATGTGATTAGTGCATACACACgcataaacactgacacacacacagatttgtacCTCCAGCCTCCCTGTTGGCTGCTTTCTGAAGGTGGTGGAGGTGCTGGGACAGTCTGGGCAGCTTTAGACGCAGAAGGTCTCTGAACACCGCCATGTCCACTGACAGGAGGAGACATTACACGGTAACAGGATAAGTTGGTTAGAGATTAAATATAACAGTCAATAAAGTCTCAGATCAGTAGGTACCATGGGACACAGACATATTCCAGACCTTACAGTATACCtaacattttcccttttttatcCTGTTCAGGATGTCTTCAGTTTCAATATACATCAGCTTGTGTGTGCGTCACCGTGTTTACCTGACAGTGCTCGAAGGTTGTTGGCAAAATAACTTTCTGGCAGCACTTTGTCAATCAGATAGATCATGACCTGAAtacaaaagagcagaaaaaaagagaaatctgtTGCAGCACAGTGTTAAATCATATCAAAACAGAAACTCCATCAGAAAGTTTAACTCCAAAGACTTACTGCATACAGCATAAAGTTTGAGCATCATTGCTGTAACATCATTACTGTTGTTGAGTGCGTATACCTTAAGTGCATCGCTCTCATTTCCCTCTGTAACTTCCAGTATGAGAGCAGCCAGGACATTGAATCCTTGGCAGTAACCCACAGCTTTATTCCAGCGGGCGTATGCGAGCAGCACCCTCTTCAGCACCACCCtgtcctgctctccctcctggcCACAATAAGAGCTGCAGCCAGTCCTGTGCAGGTCCTGGATATGAGGAGGATGTACAGCATGGATTAAGGCACAAGCCTTATGCTTTAACCTCAGCGGTCAGGAGAACAAATACATACAGTTACACCAATGTTTCACAGCCACACTGTGCTCGGtctgctgaggctgaggctgggCACCGTGCTGCTGACTCaggacacacaaatacacatgcaaacacaaaacacaagtgcCTGGAAACTCCCCTGCACATattctgtgcacacacatttgtctcaTCCACAAACCCAAAGACAAAAATGCTATCTGGTTACCTTGACGATTTGAATTCCGAGGGAGTCGTCGTCTGGGTTGCTACGCTCGTTAAAGGCAAAACGAAGAGTCTTCTCCCAGTCAATAGAGATACTGTGCAGGTACTGGTCTGCTAATGTTAGCCAAACCTACACAAGAACAACAATAGTAGATACACAATGAACTACATAGTGCTGCAAAAATACCTGTGACTCTAAGAAGGTGAAGGAAACTAGAGAAATGGTTTCGATATCAGGAAAGACAACAAATACAGATTTTCACTAACTGTCCCCACGGAGTTATATGAACAAATATTTAAACCTTCCTTCCAAAATATTCTCAGGTTTCTGTTTCCTCCAGCACTTCTTTGTTCACAGTGACTCGTTTTGTTTTGCACGTTCACTCAAGAGACAAGATTTCATTGTTTATCTCCTCTGACAGGATGAAAGTAATTGCTTCCATTTCTTTGCTTGCTCATCCCAGGAGATAAAGTTAAGATGTGTGATGAATGGAGCATTGTAGACAAAGTGCCTCcgcatatttttcttttagaaaatgctgtctctctctcacgccTGTAAAACTCTGCTTGCAggttaacaaaaacaaagaaaacatactTTTCTTCTAATAGCACAACTGGGTCATCAATTTCTTTTCCCCTCTGGGTTCAAAACAGATACAAGGAGGACAGAAATTCATAAggttttatttatcaaaatgtttttttgtatggAAGATATTTCGGGTCCAAACAAAAGTAACACCCACGGGTCATGGCTCACAGTTCACACAGGCGTTTACTCAGCATGCAACAATTACAGGGCTGCAATGGAGCTGCTAAATTTAGCTTTTCAAAATAATCTGCTTCTTAGATTTTCATGCCCAGTGAGGCTTGCTGAATTCAGCAAAGCACTACATTGACAACAAGGAAAAAAGGCAACTGTTCCAACAAAGCCATGTGATGTACTCAGTTAAAGTTTCATACCCTCTTCCTCCATTCCTTTGGTATCCCAGTAGGAAGCCTGGCCACTGCTTTAAGGGCATCGTACCACTGtaggcaggaaaacacacacagttttattttacatttttaattaaccaGCACACTCCCACTGAGGCTGTGGTTGTAAAAGTGTAACCTGCCAATACAATATTAATAAGTTAAGAGAAAATAGATTAAGAAAATagttaagagaaaaaaaagagtaaatcaCATTCACTAAATCactaaaagcagaaacaaagcagagCATCTGACAAACTGAGGTCTCTGCTGGAACATGCTGAATTTAAACTGAGCTGATGGGCTGTAGCTCACCTGCTGGAATCCATTCTTTCCCAGCGATGGTTCAATGGTAAACTTCAGCCTCGTGTCAACTCCTGCAAAATAACAGAGACATCTGGTTGGTTAGACTAGTGCTGAACCACGCGTGGACGACTGTCACTGTCAACAACCCCAAGTTCCCAAAAGTCACTGTACAGAAGATGACAAACTTAAATTtggaaaaatattaataaaatgatCATATTTTATAATGTATGTGTTCAAACTATATACACAATGTGTGGTTATTTTACTATATACACTTTATTATGTACATGTGAGCATCATGTGTGTTGGTAGGCTCCTGCCAATGCTTAACTGATCTCGCATATAGTTTCACTAAGAGAGTTTATGTTGTGAATGAAAACGGAAAAAAAGCTTCAGAGAACAGTTTAGCTTCACTCACACCGGAAGCTGtgggcgtttttttttttttttaacctgtgcACTAAACTGCCGCGATGAATGAATATATTTAACCGCCATCAGGTGGTATCATAATCAAATCGCCTAGagttgttatatatatatatatatttataccgGCTGTAGTTTTGATATTTAATCTTTCAGAGTCTGACGAGTCGCtgtccacttcctggtggtgcTGAACTCCTTTCGATCTCCGCCTCACTGAAATCTCGTAAAATCTCTTTGCAAATACACACGAACTTTCTTATAGAAAGTATTTAGACCAGTAGGCTAAAGCCCCGCCGAAGACCAAACGGAAATGAAATTTTGATCTGAGGTTGCGAGGGATGGTCCTGATATGTCTCGGCTCTGGGCCAAACCGCTCCGGCTGCAgccatttctcctcctcccctcatcCGGCAGAGTCTCTGGGGGATCAGTCGCTCTCTCACAGGGCAGCAGATTACACTGGGAGTATGAAGAATATATTTATCTCTCCGAtaacaaagccaaaataaaagacaaaatgggTGTTTAACCTGCATGGTCCGCCTCTGTCGTTCTGTCCTGCGCCATTCTGCATGAGCGCCGCTTTATTCTGCGGTTTGCTCTCACAGCTTTGGGAGAGGATTAACACGGAAAACCCTCCTACTTCCCTGTCACAGATTAGTCCAACAACTCTGACACACAACGTGTATTTAACTGAGGTCGGCGGCATCAGCGCGGTCCAGAGGACACACATCGTAACAGTTGAATTTCTCTGAGGTTGAACTGAACTGATATGAACCCAGCTGAGACcagtggaggatgaatgcatgACCTATATCATAATTTCCTACAGatgcatgaaaacaaagccGTAACCCTTGGTGGTAGCTGGTGTTCGGCAGCTGCAGAACttctcaacaacaaaataaatgtccAAAAAGTCACATATCAGATCGTTTGAAACAGGTTATATGAAACTGGTCATCTGTACTTCATTTACAGATTTCAGTATCAGGCCAGCTGACAGCACCTGgtgtctgtttctttaaactgtCAAAATGTCCACATTCCAGCAAATGTAGAGAGACGTGGATGTTTTTGCTAGTTACATAGATGAAACCACACCTGAAGCTCATCAACACTTTGAACTCATTGGAAGTCAGATTGGTTATTCAGTCAGGTTTAACTCT
The nucleotide sequence above comes from Toxotes jaculatrix isolate fToxJac2 chromosome 22, fToxJac2.pri, whole genome shotgun sequence. Encoded proteins:
- the tbc1d30 gene encoding TBC1 domain family member 30 isoform X4, which encodes MRQERLPAAGRRPRVGVKQRQQGSGGVGNIISNVLKKRNGISRSAPRLLCTLEPGVDTRLKFTIEPSLGKNGFQQWYDALKAVARLPTGIPKEWRKRVWLTLADQYLHSISIDWEKTLRFAFNERSNPDDDSLGIQIVKDLHRTGCSSYCGQEGEQDRVVLKRVLLAYARWNKAVGYCQGFNVLAALILEVTEGNESDALKVMIYLIDKVLPESYFANNLRALSVDMAVFRDLLRLKLPRLSQHLHHLQKAANREAGGSYEPPLTNVFTMQWFLTMFATCLPASTVLKIWDSVFFEGSEVLFRVALAIWERLGERIEYCQTADEFYSTMGCLTQEMLEHNLIDPTELMQEVYSMAVFPFPQLAELREKYTYNITPFPTSVKSNGSGGLGSWESDDDADMDDEDSVVTALGCLGPLGGLLAPELQRYQKHLKDQRAEQGNIAELSPGAVGAGGAGGGVGGGARAEHQAAINSMMMERMSTDIYALKKQYTRIKRRQQQQAMQLYIRTDKCPATRVLASQLNPSSSVINHLLLGRKPRGSPWGSRPTSTSTSTLPGARPAFQSQSEGSPARQRCGSLPSNSSGSPGSSGGGTGSPWRAHVRVHRRNIARARAQLGFEDSEEREDDKEEEGRSVRLEGEEETKIEETKREDEKQEEGSDTSVSPPRDLSFTGSVCEEAPQVVDETKEAEIAEVVVQLDSLDLEDESNLTSPISTNPETRPTLPESKPAPQVPPLPPPPSSNRHKESESSGSGSSDRHFPSIVLPPPHHSSNSGIPSSSPSTPSPPPSAVPTLPSLGPSCSSSPRPPSTPTPSSTFHLPSSSSVNSLSALSLPASSAFYKTSCPSTPSLSSVSSSSKSRISASPSTPAFSSTTSTPKQHVFSPFPCVKQPRKSAAARNLGLYGPTSRTPTVHFPQLSRNLNRSSAAGTTGSR